A region of Numida meleagris isolate 19003 breed g44 Domestic line chromosome 26, NumMel1.0, whole genome shotgun sequence DNA encodes the following proteins:
- the CCDC47 gene encoding coiled-coil domain-containing protein 47: MKNLYIFIAVLFIPWSFSLAKYDEFEDGDDIMEYDDNDFAEFEDVNEDTVTESPQRVITAEDDEEEATVELEGQDENQEDFDDADAQEGDTESEPYDDEEFEGYEEKPDASPSKNKDPITIVNVPAHLQNSWESYYMEILMVTGLLAYIMNYIIGKNKNNRLAHAWFNTHRELLESNFALVGDDGTNKEATSTGKLNQENEHIYNLWCSGRVCCEGMLIQLKFLKRQDLLNVLARMMRPACDQVQIKVTMNDEDMDTYVFAVGTRKALVRLQKEMQDLSEFCSDKPKSGAKYGLPDSLAILSEMGEVTEGMMDAKMIHFLTHYADKIESVQFSDQFSGPKLMQEEGQLTKLPETKKTLLFTFNVPGSGNTSPKDMESLLPLMSMVIYSIDKAKKFRLNREGKQKADKNRARVEENFLKLTHVQRQEAAQSRREEKKRAEKERIMNEEDPEKQRRLEEAALRREQKKLEKKQMKMKQIKVKAM; the protein is encoded by the exons atgaagaatttatatattttcattgctgTCCTGTTCATCCCATGGAGTTTTTCTTTGGCAAAGTATGATGAATTTGAAGATGGAGATGACATTATGGAATACGATGATAACGACTTTGCTGAATTTGAAGACGTTAATGAAGATACAGTCACAGAGTCTCCTCAGAGGGTCATCACTgcagaagatgatgaagaagaaGCCACTGTAGAGCTTGAAGGCCAGGATGAGAATCAGGAGGACTTTGATGACGCAGATGCACAG gaaggGGATACTGAGAGTGAACCCTATGATGATGAGGAGTTTGAAGGCTATGAAGAGAAACCAGATGCGTCTCCTAGCAAAAATAAAGACCCCATAACGATAGTTAAT GTCCCTGCTCACCTTCAGAACAGCTGGGAGAGTTATTACATGGAGATCCTGATGGTAACAGGTCTTCTTGCTTATATCATGAATTACATCATtgggaagaacaaaaacaaccGTTTGGCTCATGCATGGTTCAATACTCACAGGGAGCTGCTAGAAAGCAATTTTGCTCTTGTTG ggGATGATGGCACTAATAAAGAAGCTACAAGCACTGGGAAACTAAATCAAGAAAATGAACACATATATAACTTGTGGTGCTCTGGAAGGGTGTGCTGCGAAGGAATGCTCATCCAGCTGAAG TTTCTCAAGAGGCAAGACCTTCTGAACGTTCTTGCACGCATGATGAGGCCAGCTTGTGACCAAGTG CAAATAAAAGTAACAATGAACGATGAAGATATGGACACCTATGTGTTTGCTGTTGGAACAAGGAAAGCACTGGTGCGACTTCAGAAAGAGATGCAGGACCTG AGTGAGTTCTGCAGTGATAAGCCCAAGTCTGGTGCAAAGTACGGGCTTCCAGATTCCTTGGCTATCTTGTCGGAGATGGGGGAGGTCACTGAGGGAATGATGGACGCAAAG ATGATACATTTCCTCACGCACTATGCTGACAAGATCGAGTCCGTCCAATTCTCGGACCAGTTCTCCGGTCCAAAACTTATGCAAGA GGAGGGTCAGCTTACAAAACTGCCCGAAACTAAAAAGACACTTTTGTTTACATTTAATG TGCCTGGTTCAGGCAACACTTCCCCAAAGGATATGGAGTCTTTGCTGCCTCTGATGAGCATGGTTATCTACTCTATTGACAAAGCAAAGAAGTTCCGTCTGAACAGAGAA gGCAAGCAGAAAGCTGATAAGAACAGAGCCCGTGTGGAAGAGAACTTCCTTAAACTGACTCACGTGCAGAGACAGGAAGCCGCCCAGTCCCGTCGAGAGGAGAAGAAACGAGCAGAGAAAGAGCGAATCATGAACGAGGAGGATCCAGAAAAACAGCGTCGGCTGGAG